The Candidatus Neomarinimicrobiota bacterium genome segment AAACGGATCCTGATGGGTGGCGTAAGATGCTAACTTCCATGGGAGGAAGAGATCTGGAAGACGACCTGTTGCCGGCGTTGCGGAACTATTTCGAGGAGATTGGAGTTCGAGATGCGGCGGCTGAAGAGGTTGCACGCCTGAGCGCACTATCCAAATCTAATCTGGACGCGTTTTCCGAAAAGGGTCGAGCAAATCTCAATGAATTCGCTGATATGGTAATGACGAGGAAGAGATAAGTAATGACTGATCTTGGCAAGGCGATGCAAGACTACGATCCTTTGGGCATGTTCGAGAATATTTACAGGTTCCCCGAGCAGATGGAGGAAGCGATCAAAATCGGTGCTGAAGTAAATCTTTCCGGTGATTACTCGAGTATCCAATCGGTGGTGTTTTGTGGTATGGGAGGCTCTGCTATCGGTGGCGATATTGTTGCAGCACTTGTTTCCAGCAGCATGAATACTTCGCTCTCCGTAATTCGAAATTACACGCTTCCCGCCTGGGTTGGAGAAGAGACACTAGTCATCTGTGTCAGCTACTCAGGCAATACGGAGGAGACTCTAGCGTGTTTTGATGAAGCGAAGAGTAGAGGAGCTATCATAGCCGGAATTAGCTCAGGAGGAGAGTTAAGTAAGAGGTTGAAACAGATGGATGCCGATCTTATCGCTATTCCGGACGGCCATCCGCCAAGAGCATCACTGGGTTATCTCGCCATTCCCGGTCTCTTTCTTCTCGAAAAATCTGGATTGTTGGACTATTCGGTAGAGGAAGATCTGCTGAAAACCGCGGCACATCTGAAGAGTTGGAGAGATAGTTTCGGTGAAAAGGGGGCCGATAATCAAACTCTTAAGGTAGCTGAGACTATTTACAATTCGATTCCGGTTATCTACGGTGAGGCATGTGGTACGGGTGCAGTCGCTTTACGCTGGCGCGGCCAGCTGGCTGAAAACGGGAAGATGGTATCTTTCCATCATGTACTGCCGGAAATGAATCACAACGAAATTGTCGGATACCAGAATAACCCGGAACTCCTCAAACGGCTCGGCGTAATCTGGTTAATAGACAAAGATCATCACGAAAGAACGTTGAAGAGACAGCAGCTGACCCGCAATATTCTGGGTGATAATGTGCGATACCAACTTGAAATCGTTAGCGAAGGAGATTCACTATTTGAGAGATTCTTCTATCTCATCTATTTTGGCGACTGGGTAAGTTTTTGGGTGGCCATGCTTCATAAGACCGATCCTTCGCCAGTTGAGAAAATTGATCGGTTGAAACGGTCTCTATCCGTGTGAAATGGAGTTGCAATCTGACAATAAGAGCACTATATTAGATGGGACTTAAGGCGTGACCCTATGATACCAGTAGAAGTAACTAAGATATCATTTTATCCTCCCAGCAAAGGTTATGCTGTTGTGCTGCAGGAGATTGGTGGACAGGGCAGAAAACTTCCGGTGATTGTCGGTTCATTTGAAGCTCAGGCTATCGCCCTCGCAATGGAAAACGTGGAGACTCCCAGACCGATGACTCATGATCTGATCAGTACTATACTTGAAGAGATTGAGATAGATGTCTCGGAGGTCATTATTACCAGTCTAACTGATGGAACTTTCTTTGCCGAATTGAGGGTTATGGCTAACGGTGCCGGGGAGAGGAAGATTGATTCAAGACCCAGCGATGCCATTGCCATAGCTCTCCGTCTCGGTTCTACAATCCTTGTAGAAGAGAACGTCATGACTGAGGCTGGGCTGCGAGATGATGTTGAATCAGAATTCAGTTTTGAAGAGCAGCCTCACGGTTTTGACTTATCTAAGAAATCCCTGGAAGACGAACTGAGAAGAGCTATTGATGAAGAGGAATATGAAAAGGCTGCCGAACTGAGGGATGAAATAATTAAACTCAGCAAGAAGTAACGCGTCAGGGAATTAATATATCCAGAGCAATTTGGGCCGCTTCCTGTTCAGCGGCCTTTTTTGTTACACCGCTTGCCGAAGGAAATTCTCTGTCTTCCACTTTCACCGCTACCTCGAATACTTTTTCGTGTTCTGGTCCTTCTATGTTTGTCACTGCAAACTTGGGTGTACCGAGTTGGTTTCCTTGGCAATATTCTATCAGAAGTCCTTTGTAGTTGATGTTTCTCCACGCTTCGTGCCGATGACTCCAGATGGTTCGCTCGATCAATTTTTCGCAAGGATTAATTCCACCGTCAAGATGTATGGCACCGATAATAGCCTCATAAACGTTAGCTAGTTGCTTCTGGGACACCTTTTCCTGTGCCAGATTAACGGATGATGCCGCTGAAATGTATGTCAACAGATTCAGCAAGCTTCCCATATCGGCAAGAAATGATTTCTGGACAAGCGCCGATCGCTTTTTCGTTAAAATGCCTTCACTGG includes the following:
- the rnc gene encoding ribonuclease III; the protein is MIFQPVKRFFNQLANKNGQLIKLQEQLSYFFSDTNLLIQAITHKSMASDYATNYERLEFLGDAVIDHVISEKLFHEFPEASEGILTKKRSALVQKSFLADMGSLLNLLTYISAASSVNLAQEKVSQKQLANVYEAIIGAIHLDGGINPCEKLIERTIWSHRHEAWRNINYKGLLIEYCQGNQLGTPKFAVTNIEGPEHEKVFEVAVKVEDREFPSASGVTKKAAEQEAAQIALDILIP
- a CDS encoding bifunctional nuclease family protein, whose product is MIPVEVTKISFYPPSKGYAVVLQEIGGQGRKLPVIVGSFEAQAIALAMENVETPRPMTHDLISTILEEIEIDVSEVIITSLTDGTFFAELRVMANGAGERKIDSRPSDAIAIALRLGSTILVEENVMTEAGLRDDVESEFSFEEQPHGFDLSKKSLEDELRRAIDEEEYEKAAELRDEIIKLSKK
- a CDS encoding bifunctional phosphoglucose/phosphomannose isomerase, which codes for MTDLGKAMQDYDPLGMFENIYRFPEQMEEAIKIGAEVNLSGDYSSIQSVVFCGMGGSAIGGDIVAALVSSSMNTSLSVIRNYTLPAWVGEETLVICVSYSGNTEETLACFDEAKSRGAIIAGISSGGELSKRLKQMDADLIAIPDGHPPRASLGYLAIPGLFLLEKSGLLDYSVEEDLLKTAAHLKSWRDSFGEKGADNQTLKVAETIYNSIPVIYGEACGTGAVALRWRGQLAENGKMVSFHHVLPEMNHNEIVGYQNNPELLKRLGVIWLIDKDHHERTLKRQQLTRNILGDNVRYQLEIVSEGDSLFERFFYLIYFGDWVSFWVAMLHKTDPSPVEKIDRLKRSLSV